A region from the Arachis ipaensis cultivar K30076 chromosome B01, Araip1.1, whole genome shotgun sequence genome encodes:
- the LOC107639325 gene encoding probable WRKY transcription factor 48, with translation MEEGKREKKKKEEEASTTATAITMANSVAFSDEIPITNTNTINTSYPFSSIFDMMPLPLLPSSDHKTSANGFIDLLALHDYTPSLFDWLPAEATPQQITSSQQQPLPSPASSNVPDCSEVLNTPASPNSSSISSSSNEGGAGVGSNNNNAEEHNGGKVVADDEHEAEDEDADGSKENQDKTKKQLKAKKKNQKKQREPRFAFMTKSEVDHLDDGYRWRKYGQKAVKNSPYPRSYYRCTTSGCGVKKRVERSSDDPSIVVTTYEGQHTHPCPATSRAALAFMHEPSFATIGSSSPHFLLPHQQHFQQPPPPPSLYNSTTTTNPTPPNNASSFGTFVLQDGAFAAASRLSMDQAFLRDHGLLQDIVPSQIRKEDNIE, from the exons ATGgaagaagggaagagagagaagaagaagaaggaagaagaagcatCCACCACTGCTACTGCTATTACTATGGCTAATTCCGTCGCATTTTCCGATGAGATTCCGatcacaaacacaaacacaatcAACACTTCTTACCCTTTCTCAAGCATCTTTGACATGATGCCACTTCCATTACTACCCTCTTCTGATCACAAAACTTCTGCCAATGGCTTCATCGACTTGCTCGCTCTCCATGACTACACTCCTTCCTTATTCGATTGGCTTCCCGCCGAAGCCACGCCGCAGCAAATCACCAGCAGCCAGCAGCAGCCTCTGCCGTCGCCGGCGAGCTCCAATGTCCCGGACTGTTCGGAGGTTTTGAACACTCCGGCGTCACCAAACTCGTCGTCGATTTCGTCTTCGTCGAACGAAGGCGGCGCCGGCGtcggcagcaacaacaacaacgcGGAAGAGCATAACGGTGGGAAAGTAGTTGCGGATGATGAACATGAAGCAGAGGATGAAGACGCCGATGGATCCAAAGAGAATCAAGACAAGACTAAGAAACA ATtgaaagcaaagaaaaagaatCAAAAGAAGCAAAGAGAACCTCGGTTTGCGTTTATGACAAAGAGCGAAGTGGATCATTTAGACGACGGTTACAGATGGCGTAAGTACGGACAGAAAGCAGTGAAAAATAGCCCTTATCCAAG GAGCTACTATCGTTGCACCACTTCCGGGTGTGGTGTTAAGAAGCGCGTGGAGCGTTCTTCCGACGACCCAAGCATTGTTGTAACTACCTATGAAGGGCAGCACACTCACCCTTGTCCTGCTACCTCACGCGCCGCACTCGCGTTCATGCACGAACCCTCCTTCGCCACCATTGGATCTTCTTCTCCACACTTTCTGCTTCCTCATCAACAACACTTCCAGCAACCGCCGCCTCCGCCTTCGTTATATAACTCCACTACTACTACTAATCCAACTCCACCTAATAATGCGTCGTCGTTTGGGACCTTCGTTCTTCAGGATGGAGCTTTTGCTGCAGCTTCTAGGTTGAGCATGGATCAAGCTTTCTTGAGAGACCATGGTCTTCTTCAGGACATTGTTCCATCTCAGATCAGGAAGGAGGATAACATCGAATGA